In the genome of Streptococcus mitis, one region contains:
- a CDS encoding sugar kinase — MTIATIDIGGTGIKFASLTPDGKILDKTSIPTPESLEDLLAWLDQRLSEQDYSGIAMSVPGAVNQETGVIDGFSAVPYIHGFSWYEALAHHQLPVHLENDANCVGLSELLAHPELENAACVVIGTGIGGAMIINGRLHRGRHGLGGEFGYMTTLAPAEKLNNWSQLASTGNMVRYVIEKSGQTDWDGRKIYQEAEAGNALCQEAIERMNRNLAQGLLNIQYLIDPDVISLGGSISQNPDFIQGVKKAVDDFVETYEEYTVAPVIQACTYHADANLYGALVNWLQEENQW; from the coding sequence ATGACCATTGCAACGATTGATATCGGAGGGACTGGTATTAAGTTTGCTAGTCTGACTCCTGATGGGAAAATATTGGATAAGACAAGCATTCCAACGCCAGAAAGCTTGGAGGATTTATTAGCTTGGCTAGACCAGCGCTTGTCAGAGCAGGATTATAGCGGGATTGCTATGAGCGTTCCAGGTGCGGTCAATCAAGAAACAGGTGTGATTGATGGCTTCAGTGCGGTGCCCTACATCCACGGCTTTTCTTGGTATGAAGCCCTTGCCCATCATCAGCTGCCTGTCCATCTAGAGAATGATGCCAACTGCGTTGGGCTCAGTGAATTGCTAGCTCATCCAGAGCTTGAAAATGCAGCCTGTGTCGTGATTGGGACAGGGATTGGTGGAGCCATGATTATTAATGGTAGACTTCACCGAGGTCGCCACGGCCTAGGTGGAGAATTTGGCTACATGACAACCCTTGCCCCTGCTGAAAAACTCAACAACTGGTCGCAACTAGCGTCAACTGGAAATATGGTGCGATACGTGATTGAAAAATCTGGTCAGACTGACTGGGACGGTCGCAAGATTTACCAAGAGGCCGAAGCAGGAAATGCCCTTTGTCAAGAAGCCATTGAGCGCATGAACCGCAATCTGGCTCAAGGCTTGCTCAATATCCAATATCTTATTGATCCAGATGTCATTAGTCTGGGAGGCTCTATAAGTCAAAATCCAGACTTCATCCAAGGGGTCAAAAAAGCTGTCGATGATTTTGTAGAAACTTACGAAGAATACACGGTTGCACCCGTTATCCAAGCCTGTACTTATCATGCAGATGCCAATCTCTACGGTGCCCTTGTCAACTGGCTACAGGAGGAAAATCAATGGTAA